The Symphalangus syndactylus isolate Jambi chromosome 3, NHGRI_mSymSyn1-v2.1_pri, whole genome shotgun sequence genome has a segment encoding these proteins:
- the ABO gene encoding histo-blood group ABO system transferase isoform X1 gives MILFLIMLVLVLFGYGVLSPRSLMPESLERGFCMAVREPDRLQRVSLPRMAYPQPKVLTPCRKDVLVVTPWLAPIVWEGTFNIDILNEQFRLQNTTIGLTVFAIKKYVAFLKLFLETAEKHFMVGHRVHYYVFTDQPAAVPRVTLGTGRQLSVLEVRAHKRWQDVSMRRMEMISDFCERRFLSEVDYLVCADVDMEFRDHVGVEILTPLFGTLHPSFYGSSREAFTYERRPQSQAYIPKDEGDFYYMGAFFGGSVREVQRLTRACHQAMMVDQANGIEAVWHDESHLNKYLLRHKPTKVLSPEYLWDQQLLGWPAVLRKLRFTAVPKNHQAIRNP, from the exons ATGATCCTTTTCCTAATAATGCTTGTCTTGGTCTTGTTCGG TTACGGGGTCCTAAGCCCCAGAAGTCTAATGCCAGAAAGCCTGGAAAGGGGATTCTG CATGGCTGTTAGGGAACCTGACCGTCTGCAGCGTGTCTCGTTGCCAAG GATGGCCTACCCCCAGCCAAAGGTGCTGACACCCTG TAGGAAGGACGTCCTTGTGGTGACCCCTTGGCTGGCTCCCATTGTCTGGGAGGGCACGTTCAACATCGACATCCTCAATGAGCAGTTCAGGCTCCAGAACACCACCATTGGGTTAACTGTGTTTGCCATCAAAAA ATACGTGGCCTTCCTGAAGCTGTTCCTGGAGACGGCGGAGAAGCACTTCATGGTGGGCCACCGTGTCCACTACTATGTCTTCACCGACCAGCCGGCCGCGGTGCCGCGCGTGACGCTGGGGACCGGTCGGCAGCTGTCGGTGCTGGAGGTGCGCGCCCACAAGCGCTGGCAGGACGTGTCCATGCGCCGCATGGAGATGATCAGTGATTTCTGCGAGCGGCGCTTCCTCAGCGAGGTGGATTACCTGGTGTGCGCGGACGTGGACATGGAGTTCCGCGACCACGTGGGCGTGGAGATCCTCACTCCGCTGTTTGGCACCCTGCACCCCAGCTTCTACGGAAGCAGCCGGGAGGCCTTCACCTACGAGCGCCGGCCCCAGTCCCAGGCCTACATCCCCAAGGACGAGGGCGATTTCTACTACATGGGGGCGTTCTTCGGGGGGTCGGTGCGAGAGGTGCAGCGGCTCACCAGGGCCTGCCACCAGGCCATGATGGTCGACCAGGCCAACGGCATCGAGGCCGTGTGGCACGACGAGAGCCACCTGAACAAGTATCTGCTGCGCCACAAACCCACCAAGGTGCTCTCCCCCGAGTACTTGTGGGACCAGCAGCTGCTGGGCTGGCCCGCCGtcctgaggaagctgaggttcacTGCGGTGCCCAAGAACCACCAGGCGATCCGGAACCCGTGA
- the ABO gene encoding histo-blood group ABO system transferase isoform X2, whose translation MAELLRTPAGKPKCYALLPMILFLIMLVLVLFGYGVLSPRSLMPESLERGFCMAVREPDRLQRVSLPRMAYPQPKVLTPCRKDVLVVTPWLAPIVWEGTFNIDILNEQFRLQNTTIGLTVFAIKKYVAFLKLFLETAEKHFMVGHRVHYYVFTDQPAAVPRVTLGTGRQLSVLEVRAHKRWQDVSMRRMEMISDFCERRFLSEVDYLVCADVDMEFRDHVGVEILTPLFGTLHPSFYGSSREAFTYERRPQSQAYIPKDEGDFYYMGAFFGGSVREVQRLTRACHQAMMVDQANGIEAVWHDESHLNKYLLRHKPTKVLSPEYLWDQQLLGWPAVLRKLRFTAVPKNHQAIRNP comes from the exons GAAAACCAAAATGCTACGCACTTCTACCTATGATCCTTTTCCTAATAATGCTTGTCTTGGTCTTGTTCGG TTACGGGGTCCTAAGCCCCAGAAGTCTAATGCCAGAAAGCCTGGAAAGGGGATTCTG CATGGCTGTTAGGGAACCTGACCGTCTGCAGCGTGTCTCGTTGCCAAG GATGGCCTACCCCCAGCCAAAGGTGCTGACACCCTG TAGGAAGGACGTCCTTGTGGTGACCCCTTGGCTGGCTCCCATTGTCTGGGAGGGCACGTTCAACATCGACATCCTCAATGAGCAGTTCAGGCTCCAGAACACCACCATTGGGTTAACTGTGTTTGCCATCAAAAA ATACGTGGCCTTCCTGAAGCTGTTCCTGGAGACGGCGGAGAAGCACTTCATGGTGGGCCACCGTGTCCACTACTATGTCTTCACCGACCAGCCGGCCGCGGTGCCGCGCGTGACGCTGGGGACCGGTCGGCAGCTGTCGGTGCTGGAGGTGCGCGCCCACAAGCGCTGGCAGGACGTGTCCATGCGCCGCATGGAGATGATCAGTGATTTCTGCGAGCGGCGCTTCCTCAGCGAGGTGGATTACCTGGTGTGCGCGGACGTGGACATGGAGTTCCGCGACCACGTGGGCGTGGAGATCCTCACTCCGCTGTTTGGCACCCTGCACCCCAGCTTCTACGGAAGCAGCCGGGAGGCCTTCACCTACGAGCGCCGGCCCCAGTCCCAGGCCTACATCCCCAAGGACGAGGGCGATTTCTACTACATGGGGGCGTTCTTCGGGGGGTCGGTGCGAGAGGTGCAGCGGCTCACCAGGGCCTGCCACCAGGCCATGATGGTCGACCAGGCCAACGGCATCGAGGCCGTGTGGCACGACGAGAGCCACCTGAACAAGTATCTGCTGCGCCACAAACCCACCAAGGTGCTCTCCCCCGAGTACTTGTGGGACCAGCAGCTGCTGGGCTGGCCCGCCGtcctgaggaagctgaggttcacTGCGGTGCCCAAGAACCACCAGGCGATCCGGAACCCGTGA